A part of Bacteroidales bacterium genomic DNA contains:
- a CDS encoding alpha/beta fold hydrolase, with protein MIKDRVESLVIQKQGSFAVGGTVISNPGTFNPYTRTPAGQTFHGDHAYIVYQIPEKPRKFPLVFWHGFGQFSKTWETTPDGREGFQNIFLRRGFGVYLIDQPRRGNAGRSTVAATITPTADEQEWFGTFRIGIWPDYFPGVQFAKDPETLNQYFRQMTPNTGPFDMEVISDAVSELFNKIGQGILVTHSQSGGPGWLTAVKNQQVKAVVAYEPGSNFIFPEGEVPPPIHSSAGPLAAIGVPMSDFMKLTKIPIIIYYGDNIPDQPMGNPGQDGWRARLEMARLWRDAVNRYGGDVTVVHLPEIGIHGNTHFPFSDLNNVEIADLLSKFLHDKGLD; from the coding sequence AAACAAGGAAGCTTTGCTGTGGGCGGGACAGTGATTAGTAATCCCGGCACATTTAACCCTTATACTCGAACACCTGCGGGACAGACCTTTCATGGCGACCATGCGTACATCGTCTATCAGATCCCGGAGAAACCCCGCAAGTTTCCTTTAGTATTCTGGCACGGTTTTGGGCAGTTCTCTAAGACATGGGAAACCACCCCCGACGGACGGGAAGGCTTTCAAAATATTTTCCTGAGGCGTGGTTTCGGGGTATATCTCATCGATCAGCCGCGAAGAGGTAATGCTGGTCGCAGTACCGTGGCAGCAACTATCACGCCTACAGCCGATGAGCAGGAGTGGTTTGGTACATTTCGCATTGGTATATGGCCCGATTATTTCCCGGGTGTTCAGTTCGCAAAAGATCCGGAAACGCTGAACCAATATTTTCGTCAAATGACACCCAACACCGGGCCTTTTGACATGGAAGTGATTTCGGATGCCGTTTCTGAACTTTTTAACAAAATCGGGCAAGGAATCCTCGTTACTCACTCGCAATCAGGTGGTCCCGGTTGGCTGACAGCTGTTAAAAATCAGCAGGTAAAAGCTGTCGTAGCTTATGAACCCGGCAGCAATTTCATCTTCCCGGAAGGAGAAGTGCCTCCTCCCATACATAGTTCTGCAGGCCCGTTGGCGGCGATTGGCGTACCGATGTCTGATTTTATGAAGCTCACGAAGATCCCAATCATCATTTACTATGGGGATAATATCCCCGACCAACCGATGGGAAATCCAGGCCAGGACGGTTGGCGTGCACGTCTTGAAATGGCCAGATTGTGGAGAGATGCCGTGAACCGGTACGGCGGTGATGTAACCGTGGTACATTTGCCCGAAATAGGCATCCATGGGAATACACACTTTCCATTTTCGGATCTGAACAATGTAGAAATCGCGGACTTATTATCTAAATTTCTGCATGATAAAGGTTTGGATTGA
- a CDS encoding amidase — translation MCKRFNKIKNSLLICILLVTIISCQPYADHPKAVQTAQLNLEEITITQLQQGYREGKFTITDVVEAYLERIDAIDKNGPQLNSIIVINPDALQIAAELDKEMAAGKTRGPLHGIPIILKDNIDTRDKMATTAGATALRNSYPLKDSWVAKKLKEAGAIIIAKSNLSEWANFRASLSSSGWSGVGGQTKNPYVLDRNPCGSSSGSGVAVSANLCALAIGTETDGSIVCPSNNNGIVGLKPTVGLISRSGIIPISFTQDTPGPMGRTVEDVAISLGSLTGIDSTDSKTLNSAGNYQTDYTQYLKKDGLKGKRIGLLKESMGFHYKVDILMDQTVAYLKSQGAEVIELEFALPAAVEKASLRVLFFEFKDGLNKYFTSLGNDSIVKSLSKLIAFNKSDSTELRYFDQKLLEMAEEKGDLESPEYMEALATMLKGTREEGIDKLMNEYSLDAIMVPTGSPAWKTDLVDGDHYMGGNSSFAAIAGYPNITVPMGFIDELPVGVSFFGRAWSEPILLEIAYGFEQGTKIRKAPKFIKTD, via the coding sequence ATGTGTAAGCGTTTCAATAAGATTAAAAATTCATTACTGATATGCATTCTGCTGGTGACCATCATTTCCTGTCAGCCGTATGCCGATCATCCGAAAGCTGTCCAAACCGCGCAGCTAAACCTGGAAGAAATAACAATTACCCAACTGCAGCAAGGTTACAGGGAAGGTAAATTTACCATTACTGACGTTGTCGAAGCTTACCTGGAACGCATCGATGCGATAGATAAAAATGGTCCACAACTTAATTCAATTATCGTCATAAACCCGGATGCCCTGCAAATTGCAGCGGAATTAGACAAAGAGATGGCAGCCGGAAAAACCAGGGGGCCTTTGCACGGAATTCCCATTATCCTGAAAGATAATATTGATACACGCGATAAAATGGCAACTACGGCCGGAGCCACTGCCTTAAGGAATTCCTATCCCCTTAAAGACAGTTGGGTTGCCAAAAAATTAAAGGAAGCGGGGGCAATTATTATCGCAAAATCTAATCTGAGTGAGTGGGCAAACTTCCGTGCCAGCTTATCTTCGAGCGGCTGGAGCGGAGTCGGGGGACAGACCAAAAATCCTTATGTGCTCGACCGGAACCCTTGCGGCTCAAGCTCCGGCTCAGGGGTGGCCGTGTCAGCTAATCTCTGCGCACTGGCTATCGGAACGGAAACTGACGGATCGATTGTCTGTCCGTCCAATAACAATGGCATTGTCGGGCTTAAACCAACTGTCGGACTGATCAGCCGTTCGGGGATCATTCCCATCTCTTTCACACAGGATACACCAGGGCCAATGGGCCGCACGGTGGAAGATGTGGCAATAAGCCTGGGCAGTTTAACCGGAATTGATTCGACAGACAGTAAAACACTGAATTCGGCAGGAAATTATCAAACCGATTATACTCAATATTTAAAAAAAGACGGACTCAAAGGCAAGCGCATCGGGCTTCTTAAGGAATCCATGGGGTTTCATTATAAAGTGGATATCCTGATGGATCAAACTGTTGCTTACTTAAAAAGCCAGGGAGCAGAAGTAATTGAATTGGAATTTGCTTTGCCTGCCGCGGTGGAAAAGGCTTCTTTACGGGTCTTGTTTTTCGAATTTAAAGACGGGCTAAATAAGTATTTTACAAGCCTGGGAAATGATTCAATCGTAAAGAGCCTTAGTAAATTGATCGCTTTCAATAAATCAGATTCAACAGAACTCAGGTATTTTGATCAGAAATTACTGGAAATGGCTGAAGAGAAAGGAGACCTGGAATCACCGGAATATATGGAAGCATTGGCCACGATGCTGAAAGGTACGAGGGAAGAAGGCATTGACAAACTCATGAATGAGTACAGTCTTGATGCAATCATGGTACCGACAGGATCCCCGGCCTGGAAAACAGACCTTGTCGATGGTGACCATTACATGGGTGGAAACTCTTCATTTGCTGCAATAGCCGGTTATCCGAACATCACGGTCCCTATGGGATTTATTGATGAATTGCCGGTTGGCGTTTCCTTTTTCGGAAGGGCATGGAGCGAACCAATCCTGCTGGAAATCGCTTACGGGTTTGAACAGGGCACGAAAATCAGGAAAGCTCCGAAATTTATAAAGACTGATTAA
- a CDS encoding class I SAM-dependent methyltransferase, with the protein MSAKKKNHKVDSKEVGLELGLLVFKFFLKTEYLHYGYFIDGLEADAANLKKAHENYAELLFSHIPKGTKTILDVGCGSGKTAQQLLAKGFKVDCVSPSQILTAYAKKLLGDKVDFFQCKFEDIITDKKYDLVLFSESFQYIPMDKSIPRALELLNPGGYIMVSDFFNADPDGKSKLGGGHDYYQWLKFKESYAIKTLVEKDITAETSLTIDIVNQLNTEVLKPVWTSAWALGEDRFPAIIKFVRKFYKKKISKMENKHFTGQRNGELFRKYKKYMFYLFQAGK; encoded by the coding sequence ATGTCTGCAAAAAAGAAAAATCACAAAGTAGATTCAAAAGAAGTAGGATTAGAATTAGGGTTATTGGTATTTAAGTTTTTCCTGAAAACTGAGTATTTGCATTATGGGTATTTTATTGACGGGCTTGAGGCAGATGCTGCTAATCTTAAGAAAGCCCATGAAAATTATGCTGAATTGTTATTTTCTCATATTCCCAAAGGCACAAAAACAATATTAGATGTCGGATGCGGCTCCGGAAAAACAGCTCAGCAACTGTTAGCAAAAGGCTTTAAAGTTGATTGTGTATCACCCAGTCAGATTTTGACAGCCTATGCAAAGAAGTTATTGGGCGATAAGGTTGATTTCTTTCAGTGTAAATTTGAAGACATTATCACGGATAAAAAATATGACCTGGTATTGTTTAGTGAAAGCTTTCAATACATCCCTATGGATAAATCTATCCCAAGAGCACTTGAACTTTTAAATCCAGGCGGTTATATTATGGTTAGTGACTTTTTTAACGCTGATCCTGATGGAAAATCCAAATTGGGTGGAGGGCATGATTATTATCAATGGCTTAAATTCAAAGAATCCTATGCCATAAAAACATTAGTCGAAAAAGACATTACTGCGGAAACCTCATTAACTATCGATATTGTCAATCAATTAAATACAGAAGTTTTGAAGCCTGTCTGGACTTCTGCCTGGGCACTGGGCGAAGATCGTTTTCCTGCCATTATAAAATTTGTCAGAAAGTTTTATAAGAAAAAAATCAGTAAGATGGAGAATAAACATTTTACAGGCCAAAGGAATGGTGAACTTTTCAGGAAATATAAGAAATACATGTTCTACCTGTTTCAAGCTGGGAAATGA
- a CDS encoding NAD(P)/FAD-dependent oxidoreductase translates to MERKKVIIVGGGFAGIQLIEHLDQDLFDVLLIDKLNHHQFQPLFYQVATSQLEPSSISFPFRKIFQERKNTQIRMAEVLSVDPPSNTISTSIGSFKYDFLVLATGCKTNFFGIESLEKNTFSLKTTYDAIKIRNTILQSFEDLLSIDESEKEYLLNIVIVGAGPTGVELAGAFAEIKKNILPKDYPLIDFKNLKIILLEGSGHTLNSMSNMARNTSEKYLKTMGVIVKTNVFVSDYDGKIITLNNGESIKTRRVIWAAGVTGNIIKGIDKKVIVLNGRMIVDRHNLVKGCSNIYAIGDIAYMETPAYPKGHPQVANVAINQARNLAKNLKSLLKNKPLREYEYRNMGSMATIGKNKAVVDLPFIRFQGYFAWFVWMFLHLMLILSIRNKLIVFFNWAINYFTKDTSLRLILQEKNQDK, encoded by the coding sequence ATGGAAAGAAAAAAAGTCATCATTGTAGGTGGGGGATTTGCAGGTATACAACTGATTGAACACCTGGACCAGGATTTGTTTGATGTTTTGCTCATCGACAAACTAAACCATCACCAATTTCAGCCTTTATTCTATCAGGTTGCCACTTCACAGTTGGAACCAAGCAGCATTTCTTTCCCGTTCCGGAAAATATTCCAGGAAAGGAAAAATACGCAGATCAGGATGGCTGAAGTGTTGAGTGTTGATCCGCCTTCAAATACCATCAGCACTAGTATCGGAAGCTTTAAATATGACTTCCTGGTATTAGCCACCGGGTGTAAAACCAACTTTTTTGGAATTGAAAGCCTGGAGAAAAACACGTTCAGCCTGAAGACAACCTATGATGCTATAAAAATAAGAAACACTATTCTTCAAAGTTTTGAAGACCTGTTGTCTATTGATGAAAGTGAAAAAGAGTACCTGCTGAACATTGTCATAGTAGGTGCCGGGCCAACAGGTGTTGAATTGGCCGGTGCTTTTGCCGAGATCAAAAAAAACATCCTGCCTAAAGACTATCCATTAATCGATTTTAAAAATCTTAAAATTATTTTGCTGGAAGGAAGTGGCCATACGCTCAACAGCATGAGCAACATGGCAAGAAATACTTCTGAGAAATATTTGAAAACCATGGGTGTTATCGTAAAAACCAATGTATTTGTGAGTGATTACGATGGAAAAATAATAACGCTGAATAATGGTGAGTCCATAAAAACCAGGCGTGTAATATGGGCTGCCGGTGTTACCGGGAATATCATCAAAGGAATTGATAAAAAAGTTATAGTTCTGAATGGCCGCATGATTGTTGACAGGCATAACCTGGTAAAAGGCTGTTCGAATATTTATGCTATAGGTGATATAGCTTATATGGAAACACCTGCTTACCCCAAAGGTCATCCCCAGGTTGCCAATGTAGCCATCAACCAGGCCAGGAACCTGGCAAAAAATCTTAAATCATTGCTGAAAAATAAGCCGCTACGGGAATATGAATACAGAAATATGGGTTCAATGGCTACGATAGGTAAAAATAAGGCTGTCGTCGATCTGCCATTCATCCGGTTTCAGGGATATTTCGCCTGGTTTGTATGGATGTTCCTGCACCTGATGCTGATATTAAGCATCCGGAATAAACTGATTGTCTTTTTTAACTGGGCCATAAACTATTTCACAAAGGACACTTCACTTAGATTGATATTGCAGGAGAAGAACCAGGATAAATAA
- a CDS encoding transcriptional repressor has product MKTDRIKSLLQNNGLKVTPQRLAVLEAVSELKNHPTADQINEYIRTNHPNIATGTVYKTLETFVGKGMIKKVKTEKDIMRYDAILEKHHHLYSSESERIEDFYDQELNQLIDNYFKNKDIPNFKIEDIKLQIIGKFTDSKNFKNHT; this is encoded by the coding sequence ATGAAAACTGATCGGATAAAAAGCCTTCTTCAGAACAATGGCTTGAAAGTCACGCCCCAGCGCCTGGCTGTTCTCGAAGCAGTGAGCGAATTGAAAAACCACCCTACGGCAGACCAGATTAATGAATACATCAGGACTAATCACCCTAACATCGCAACGGGAACGGTTTACAAGACTCTTGAGACCTTTGTCGGCAAAGGAATGATAAAAAAGGTCAAGACCGAAAAAGACATCATGAGATACGATGCCATCCTTGAAAAGCATCACCATTTATATAGTTCTGAATCGGAACGGATTGAAGATTTTTACGACCAGGAACTTAATCAATTGATCGACAACTATTTCAAAAACAAGGATATCCCCAATTTTAAGATTGAGGACATCAAACTTCAGATCATCGGGAAGTTTACCGATTCGAAAAACTTTAAAAATCACACTTAA
- a CDS encoding catalase, giving the protein MAKKKLTTASGRPFFENEDSMTAGPRGPILLQDFHLHEKLAHFNRERIPERVVHAKGTGAFGKFTITYDITKFTRAKLFSKVGNECRILIRFSTVGGEKGSADTERDPRGFAVKFYTEEGNWDLVGNNTPVFFLKDPKKFPDFIHTQKRDPKTNLKSPTMMWDFWSLNPESLHQVMILFSDRGTPYSYRNMHGFGSHTFSMIDAKNERVWVKFHLKTQQGIKNFSGPQADEMRGKDPDWAQRDLVEAIGKGDFPKWNMKIQVMTEAQAKTFRWNPFDLSKIWPHSEYPLIDAGVLELNEIPANYFADVEQAAFAPSNTIDGIGLSPDKMLQGRILAYPDAHRHRLGPNFEQIPVNRPISPAHNHQRDGMMSVDGNGGSSPNYFPNSFDDIVADPNYKEPPLKLGWDVADTYNRNENDDDHFTQPGLLFRKVMTEQERHNTINNFIGAMSGVAGPKRDEIILRQLNHFHKADAELAAKVAQGLNFTFKP; this is encoded by the coding sequence ATGGCAAAGAAAAAACTGACCACAGCTTCAGGCAGGCCATTCTTCGAGAATGAAGACAGTATGACCGCCGGCCCAAGGGGCCCAATCCTCTTACAAGATTTTCACCTGCATGAAAAACTTGCCCATTTCAACCGCGAAAGGATTCCCGAACGGGTTGTCCACGCAAAAGGAACAGGCGCATTCGGTAAATTCACCATTACCTATGATATCACAAAGTTCACCCGCGCTAAATTGTTCAGTAAAGTTGGCAATGAATGCCGCATACTTATCCGTTTCTCTACAGTTGGCGGTGAAAAAGGCAGTGCCGATACCGAACGGGACCCCAGGGGGTTTGCCGTGAAGTTTTATACGGAAGAAGGTAACTGGGATCTGGTCGGAAATAATACCCCGGTATTTTTTCTCAAAGACCCCAAGAAATTTCCCGACTTCATTCATACACAAAAGCGTGACCCGAAAACCAATCTGAAAAGCCCCACCATGATGTGGGATTTCTGGAGTCTGAACCCGGAAAGCCTCCACCAGGTAATGATCCTCTTCAGTGATCGCGGGACACCTTATAGTTACCGTAACATGCATGGTTTCGGCAGTCATACTTTCTCAATGATCGATGCAAAAAACGAAAGGGTATGGGTAAAATTCCATCTAAAAACACAGCAGGGAATCAAAAACTTTTCTGGTCCACAGGCCGATGAAATGCGTGGCAAAGATCCGGACTGGGCGCAGCGCGACCTGGTTGAAGCCATCGGCAAAGGCGATTTCCCGAAATGGAACATGAAAATCCAGGTAATGACTGAAGCCCAGGCAAAGACTTTCCGCTGGAACCCGTTTGATCTTTCGAAAATATGGCCGCACTCAGAGTATCCATTGATAGATGCCGGTGTCCTGGAACTCAATGAAATTCCGGCAAACTATTTTGCCGATGTGGAACAAGCCGCTTTCGCACCTTCCAACACCATCGACGGTATAGGCTTGTCGCCGGATAAAATGTTGCAGGGCCGTATCCTGGCTTATCCCGATGCACATCGTCACCGCCTGGGACCGAATTTCGAGCAAATCCCCGTTAACCGACCCATTTCCCCGGCACATAACCACCAGCGGGATGGTATGATGAGCGTGGATGGCAATGGTGGCAGCAGTCCCAATTATTTTCCGAACAGCTTTGACGATATCGTGGCTGATCCAAACTATAAAGAACCACCTTTAAAGCTCGGATGGGATGTTGCTGATACTTACAACCGCAACGAAAATGACGACGACCATTTCACTCAGCCCGGATTGCTTTTCAGGAAAGTTATGACTGAGCAGGAACGCCATAACACGATCAATAATTTTATCGGTGCGATGAGTGGCGTTGCCGGTCCTAAGCGGGATGAAATCATTTTACGGCAATTGAACCATTTTCATAAGGCAGATGCTGAACTTGCCGCAAAAGTGGCGCAAGGACTTAATTTTACCTTTAAGCCCTGA
- a CDS encoding superoxide dismutase — MPFTKAQHVTGPFQLTPLPYAYDALEPYIDAQTMEIHHTKHLQAYVNNLNAAVKGTEAEKMTLEQIMASTKKFDIKVRNNVGGVYNHNLYFANLSPKGGGQPTGELATAIKIAFGNFDNMKTQLNNAGLTRFGSGWAWLYVTKDHKLAICSTPNQDNPLMDIAEFPGTPILAIDVWEHAYYLEYQNKRGDYLNAIWNVINWEEVSKRFAAAK; from the coding sequence ATGCCATTTACAAAGGCACAACATGTCACAGGCCCCTTTCAGCTTACCCCGCTGCCCTATGCCTATGATGCCCTGGAACCGTATATTGACGCCCAAACGATGGAGATCCATCACACAAAGCACCTGCAGGCATATGTAAACAACCTGAACGCAGCCGTCAAAGGCACTGAAGCCGAAAAGATGACGCTGGAACAGATTATGGCCAGTACCAAAAAGTTCGATATAAAGGTCCGCAATAATGTTGGGGGCGTTTATAACCATAATCTTTATTTTGCCAATCTTTCTCCAAAGGGGGGCGGGCAGCCGACCGGTGAGCTCGCAACAGCCATTAAAATCGCTTTCGGGAATTTTGACAACATGAAGACCCAGCTCAACAACGCCGGGCTCACCCGCTTTGGTTCAGGCTGGGCTTGGCTTTATGTTACGAAAGATCACAAGCTGGCTATTTGTTCGACACCAAACCAGGATAATCCCTTGATGGACATTGCCGAATTCCCCGGCACACCGATCCTCGCCATCGATGTCTGGGAGCATGCCTATTACCTGGAATACCAGAATAAACGCGGTGATTACCTGAATGCCATCTGGAACGTGATCAACTGGGAAGAGGTCAGTAAGAGGTTTGCCGCGGCGAAGTAG
- a CDS encoding PQQ-binding-like beta-propeller repeat protein has protein sequence MRTLILTILICTFTTQSFISYSQQARGTIEDLASTPDLAWKFSLPAPVFSSPALSSGYLVFSSAEGMVYCLKAGD, from the coding sequence ATGCGAACGCTTATTCTTACCATACTCATCTGCACTTTTACAACCCAGTCGTTTATAAGTTATTCCCAGCAAGCCCGCGGAACAATTGAAGACCTGGCTTCAACCCCTGATCTGGCCTGGAAATTTTCCTTACCGGCACCCGTTTTTTCTTCCCCTGCCCTTTCATCAGGATACCTGGTGTTTAGCAGTGCGGAAGGGATGGTTTATTGCCTTAAGGCTGGTGATTAA
- a CDS encoding sigma-70 family RNA polymerase sigma factor: MNKVRDEAAAEDLLQEIFIRIHTRIDTLQNDSKIQAWIYQITRNLISDYFIKIKKEKQQLPDPDTEEQDSSTEYMAEALRDMANMMDDLPPEYCEALCLTELGGMSQKLYAEKIGISYSGAKSRVQRAKIMMRNMLMKCCHYQFDKYGTVFDIHPKNCCCCQMSEE; encoded by the coding sequence TTGAATAAAGTACGGGATGAAGCCGCCGCTGAAGATCTGCTGCAGGAAATATTCATCAGGATTCATACCAGAATAGACACTCTTCAGAATGATTCAAAGATCCAGGCCTGGATCTATCAGATAACGCGCAATTTAATTTCCGACTATTTTATAAAAATTAAAAAGGAAAAGCAGCAATTGCCCGATCCCGACACGGAAGAACAGGATTCCTCCACCGAATATATGGCTGAAGCCTTGCGGGATATGGCCAACATGATGGATGATCTGCCGCCGGAATATTGTGAAGCATTGTGCCTTACCGAACTGGGAGGCATGAGCCAGAAATTGTATGCCGAAAAAATCGGTATCTCTTACTCCGGGGCAAAATCAAGGGTGCAAAGAGCCAAAATCATGATGAGAAATATGCTGATGAAATGCTGCCATTATCAATTCGATAAATACGGCACGGTCTTCGACATCCATCCCAAAAATTGCTGCTGCTGCCAGATGAGTGAAGAGTGA
- a CDS encoding permease codes for MEQIIKIAGYILESFIHIWPYLLITIPLAVVVQQTGAAKLIHKALSKKPLVSILLATLVGALSPFCSCGVIPVISSLLIGGVPLAPVMSFWIASPSMDPEIFFLSTAAIGWELSVWRLAATFAISLSAGYITYLLVQQGLLGKNILRTKNVVVQLSALHHSNKSKVAVNCCIAGEQVNSCHCTEITEMPPNHQNTKHHQKVNIKQTTFVGFGALVLWCQKINCKKLLKETWQATSMVLKFMGIAFFINALITFYIPQDFLIDILNGDGAFSVVVATLAGIPAYTTNITALPLISGLLKLGMNPGAALAFLIAGPVTTLPAMVAVWGIASRKVFLLYLSFSILGSLLTGLLFNMVN; via the coding sequence ATGGAACAGATCATTAAAATAGCAGGCTACATACTTGAATCATTCATCCACATCTGGCCTTACCTCTTGATAACAATACCACTGGCAGTGGTAGTCCAACAAACCGGGGCGGCAAAGCTGATTCATAAAGCGCTGAGCAAAAAACCCCTGGTTTCAATATTACTTGCAACGCTTGTCGGTGCCTTGAGCCCGTTTTGTTCCTGCGGGGTGATCCCGGTGATTTCCTCTTTGCTGATCGGGGGTGTGCCGCTTGCTCCTGTCATGTCATTCTGGATCGCCTCGCCTTCCATGGATCCCGAAATATTTTTCCTGAGCACAGCGGCAATTGGCTGGGAATTGTCGGTCTGGCGGCTGGCGGCCACCTTTGCAATCAGCCTGTCAGCCGGTTATATCACGTATCTCCTGGTACAGCAAGGCCTTCTCGGTAAAAATATTTTACGCACAAAAAATGTCGTAGTCCAGTTATCAGCTCTTCATCATTCCAATAAAAGTAAAGTGGCAGTAAATTGTTGTATTGCGGGAGAACAAGTGAATTCATGTCATTGTACTGAAATAACTGAAATGCCACCAAATCACCAAAACACTAAACATCACCAAAAAGTCAATATTAAACAAACAACTTTTGTGGGTTTTGGTGCTTTAGTGCTTTGGTGCCAGAAAATAAACTGCAAAAAACTGTTGAAAGAAACCTGGCAGGCCACCTCAATGGTGCTAAAATTCATGGGGATTGCATTTTTTATCAATGCCCTGATTACTTTTTATATTCCGCAGGACTTTCTTATTGATATTTTGAACGGCGACGGCGCTTTTTCAGTCGTTGTTGCCACTCTGGCTGGAATTCCCGCCTATACGACAAATATTACTGCATTGCCCCTAATAAGCGGGTTACTTAAACTTGGCATGAATCCCGGTGCTGCCCTTGCATTTTTAATCGCCGGGCCGGTAACGACTTTGCCTGCAATGGTTGCGGTTTGGGGTATTGCAAGTCGCAAAGTTTTCCTGTTATATTTATCGTTTTCGATTTTGGGATCTCTTCTGACAGGGTTGTTATTCAATATGGTAAATTGA
- a CDS encoding zinc ribbon domain-containing protein, with product MKPYKNCQSCGMPMKRDAAGGGTNADGTKNLMFCSHCYKLGAFTSPDMTVGEMRIRVKGKLKEMGFPGFLTGFFTSNIPRLERWKN from the coding sequence ATGAAACCATACAAAAATTGCCAGAGCTGCGGCATGCCAATGAAAAGGGATGCTGCCGGCGGCGGCACCAATGCCGACGGTACGAAAAACCTGATGTTTTGCAGCCATTGTTATAAGCTTGGGGCTTTTACTTCGCCCGATATGACAGTGGGTGAAATGAGAATCCGTGTTAAAGGGAAATTGAAAGAGATGGGATTCCCCGGGTTTCTGACCGGTTTCTTTACTTCGAATATTCCACGCCTGGAGCGGTGGAAAAATTAA